From the genome of Geminicoccaceae bacterium:
GCCCGCGACGTCCATAGTCATCAGCCTTGTCGGGCTTGGTGCCGGTTGGGTGGTCTATGATGTGTTGTGCAAATCGCCGCTCGGGCGCAACGATGTGGCGCTGGCGGCCGTAGGCTTCGTCTTCCTCGTGGTGTTGTCGGTCATCTTCCAGCATGTCTTCAGCGGTCGCGGTGCATTCATGCAGATCGGTGCCCTGATCGGCACCATGATGGTCGCCAATGTCGCCCACGTCATCATTCCCAACCAGCGCAAGGTCGTCGCGGCCCTCAAGGCCGGCGAGGCACCCGATCCGAAGCTCGGCCAGGAAGCCAAGCAGCGCTCTCTACACAACAACTATCTCACATTGCCGGTTATCTTCGTGATGATCGGCAATCATTATCCGCTGGTCTTTGCCAGCCCGTGGATGTGGCTGATGCTGGCCATCGTGCTCGTGATGGGTGCCGTCATCCGTCATTTCTTCAACACCAGGCACAGGGGACTGCCGACTCCATGGTGGACAGTCGGTGTCGCGATCGCAGGCATGGTGGCCATCATCGTTTTGTCGACATTGCCACCTCCGGGAGAACTCGTCGGGGATGATAGTGAACCGGCATCGGCAAGCATGGATGACGTGGAACTGGTCGTGGCGTCACGTTGCTCCATGTGCCACGCCCGCGAACCGCTCTGGGAAGGCATTCATGTCGCGCCCAAGGGGGTTTATCTTGAGACGCGGAATGACATCAGGTTGCATCGACATGCCATCGGGGTGCAGGCGGTGCGCACCCATGCCATGCCGCCCGGCAATGTTACCGGGATCGACGACGACGAGCGGCGCGTGCTGGCCGCATGGCTCGATGCGGGAGCGCCCGTGAAATGACGTCGAGGGCGATGCGCGGGCGTTTGGTATCCTTTGGAGACGGTCCCGAAAGGCCGTTGCTGATCGAAAGGGGAACGTTGCTCGTCGAGGATGGCCGGATTGCCGCCATCGGGCAGAACATCGACATTCCAGGAGGGGTGGAAGTCGACGACCATGGCGATCTGTTGATCATGCCGGGGTTTATCGACACCCATCTGCATTACCCGCAGACCCAGGTGATCGGCTCCTACGGCGCTCAACTGCTGGACTGGCTTCAGCGTTATACATTCGTGGAGGAACAGCGATTCTCCGACGAAGCCCATGCCAGGTATGTCGCCCGCTTTTTCTTCGACGAGCTGCTGCGCAACGGGACGACGACCGCCTGCGTGTACTGCACGAGTCATGTCCAATCGGCGGAAGCGTTTTTCGCCGAGAGTGAGCGACGCGGCACGTGCATGATCGCCGGCAAGGTGATGATGGACAGGGGCGCACCGGATGGCCTTCTCGATACCCCGGAGCGAGCCCATGACGAGAGCGCTGCCCTCATCGGACGATGGCATGGCCGGGGGAGGCAGCTCTATGCCATCACTCCGCGCTTTGCCATCACCTCGACAGAAGCCCAGCTTGAGGTTGCGGCAGCGCTGTTGCGCGAATATCCGCAATGCTATCTGCAAACGCACCTGTCCGAGAACCTTCGCGAGATCGAGACAATTGCCGAGCTGTTCCCTTGGTCAAAAAATTATACAAACGTGTATGACCATTACGGTCTGCTCGGTGAGCGCTCGATCTTCGGTCACTGCATCCATCTGGATGCCGAAGAGTGCTCCCGGCTTGCGGCGACCGGCTCGATTGCCGCCTTCTGCCCGACATCGAACCTTTTCATCGGCTCCGGGCTGTTCAATCGCCGCAAGCTTGTCGACGCTGGCATGGTTGTGACACTTGCCACCGATATCGGTGGGGGGACAAGCTACTCGATGCTGCGCACGGCGGCGGAAGCGTATAAGGTTTTGCAATTGCAGGGACAGAACCTGCCAGCCTTTGAAATGTTCCACATGATGACGGCCGGCAACGCGAAAGCCCTCGGGCTCGACTCCGAAATCGGAACTCTGGCAGCAGGCAGTATTGCCGACCTGGTTGTCCTCGACACTTATGCGACACCCGCCATGGCCCATCGGATGGAGGCGATCGTCACGGATGATCCCCTGCAACGCTTTTCCGAAGAACTGTTCATACTGGCCACCATGGGCGATGATCGTTCTGTCAGGGAAGTATACATTATGGGAAATTCTTGTTTGCCAGCAAGGGGTCAGGCAACTGCCGTTTCTGGCCCGTTCGCGTTGAAAGGATCAACATCGCCGCGTTGAAAGCGGATCGCGACCAGCTTTGGGCCGAGGCCGTTTCCGCCTGCGGCCGCGCAGGCTGTGAATGATTCCAATGCAGTGAACCACTGCACCACTCATTCTGCAATTTTTCTGTTGCCCACGAAAATTGCGCGTCTGCGCGTTGCGATTGTAAAATGGGTACCCCCTGCGAGCATGGCAACCCGTCAGCAATTGGGCATCTCGTCAATGCGCGGCTATGCTCAATGAAAGTCCCGGCTTGGGAATAATCGCTTGGCTTGGTCACGCGGATGCATGGCGCGGGGAGTGGGCAGCGGTCTTGATGGTGCACTGTCGGTCCGGGTCGTGGCCTGGTCGATGGCATCACTCATCGGGTGGCCCAGATCGGCAAGGCGGTGGGATACATCCTCAATTCGTTCGGCAATAAGATGTGTCACGATGCCTTCGCGCTGCAGACGGCCGGTTGTGCGCAGTAGCCGGCCACCCATGACCTCGCGGCGGAAGCGTTCGAAGACCTTGTTCCAGACCACCACATTGCTGACACCGGTTTCGTCCTCGAGCGTCAGGAAGACCACGCCCGAGGCCGTGCCGGGCCGCTGACGGGTAATGACAAGACCGCAGACGGTAGTACGTTGCAAGGGTGCCTCGATCAGCTTGTCATGCGTGGTCAGGCCCGGCATCGAAGGGCGCAGCAGTTCCATCGGGTGGGCGCGCAGGGTCAGGCGGGTGGCTACATAATCTTCCACCACCTCTTCCCCCAGATGCATGGCCGGCAGGTTGACCCGTGGTTCGGCGATGGCTTCGCCGTCGATGGGGTCACGGAACAGGGGCAGCGGCATCTGAC
Proteins encoded in this window:
- a CDS encoding urate hydroxylase PuuD, with the translated sequence MEMDAILFEWLSMGVRWLHVIAGIAWIGSSFYFVHLDLSLRKRPGLPEGAGGEAWQVHGGGFYNMVKYMVAPARMPEELTWFKWEAYTTWLSGFAMMIIVYYFSAELYLVDRSVLDISPATSIVISLVGLGAGWVVYDVLCKSPLGRNDVALAAVGFVFLVVLSVIFQHVFSGRGAFMQIGALIGTMMVANVAHVIIPNQRKVVAALKAGEAPDPKLGQEAKQRSLHNNYLTLPVIFVMIGNHYPLVFASPWMWLMLAIVLVMGAVIRHFFNTRHRGLPTPWWTVGVAIAGMVAIIVLSTLPPPGELVGDDSEPASASMDDVELVVASRCSMCHAREPLWEGIHVAPKGVYLETRNDIRLHRHAIGVQAVRTHAMPPGNVTGIDDDERRVLAAWLDAGAPVK
- the guaD gene encoding guanine deaminase, whose protein sequence is MTSRAMRGRLVSFGDGPERPLLIERGTLLVEDGRIAAIGQNIDIPGGVEVDDHGDLLIMPGFIDTHLHYPQTQVIGSYGAQLLDWLQRYTFVEEQRFSDEAHARYVARFFFDELLRNGTTTACVYCTSHVQSAEAFFAESERRGTCMIAGKVMMDRGAPDGLLDTPERAHDESAALIGRWHGRGRQLYAITPRFAITSTEAQLEVAAALLREYPQCYLQTHLSENLREIETIAELFPWSKNYTNVYDHYGLLGERSIFGHCIHLDAEECSRLAATGSIAAFCPTSNLFIGSGLFNRRKLVDAGMVVTLATDIGGGTSYSMLRTAAEAYKVLQLQGQNLPAFEMFHMMTAGNAKALGLDSEIGTLAAGSIADLVVLDTYATPAMAHRMEAIVTDDPLQRFSEELFILATMGDDRSVREVYIMGNSCLPARGQATAVSGPFALKGSTSPR